From a region of the Vidua macroura isolate BioBank_ID:100142 chromosome 3, ASM2450914v1, whole genome shotgun sequence genome:
- the DEGS1 gene encoding sphingolipid delta(4)-desaturase DES1 isoform X1, translated as MGNTVAREDFEWVYTDQPHADRRKEILAKHPEIKALMKPDYNLIWVVALMVLAQLTAFYLVKDLDWKWVVFWAYVFGSCISHSMTLAIHEISHNSAFGNSKAMWNRWFGIFANLPLGLPYSISFKRYHMDHHRYLGGDGIDVDIPTNFEGWFFCTPFRKFIWIVLQPFFYAIRPLCINPKPITRLEIINLLAQLAFDVAIYYLWGVKSIFYMLAGSVLGLGLHPISGHFIAEHYMFLKGHETYSYYGPLNLLTFNVGYHNEHHDFPNIPGKSLPLVKKIAAEYYDNLPQYNSWIKVLYDFVMDDTISPYSRMKRQLKGEVKQD; from the exons ATGGGGAACACTGTAGCTAGAGAGGATTTCGAGTGGGTCTACACGGACCAGCCGCACGCCGACCGCCGCAAGGAGATCCTGG CTAAACATCCAGAGATAAAAGCATTGATGAAGCCAGACTACAACCTGATCTGGGTGGTTGCATTGATGGTTCTGGCGCAGTTGACTGCATTCTATCTGGTTAAAGACTTGGATTGGAAATGGGTAGTCTTCTGGGCTTATGTTTTTGGAAGCTGTATTAGTCACTCCATGACTCTGGCTATTCACGAGATCTCCCACAACAGTGCCTTTGGCAACAGCAAAGCCATGTGGAATCGATGGTTTGGAATATTTGCCAATCTCCCTCTTGGTCTCCCCTACTCCATATCCTTCAAGAGATACCACATGGATCATCATCGTTACTTAGGTGGTGACGGCATCGATGTGGATATTCCTACCAACTTTGAAGGCTGGTTTTTCTGCACCCCTTTTAGGAAGTTCATATGGATTGTTCTTCAGCCTTTTTTCTATGCCATTAGGCCTCTCTGCATCAATCCTAAACCCATTACTCGACTTGAAATAATCAATTTATTGGCTCAGCTCGCCTTTGATGTGGCAATATATTATTTATGGGGAGTCAAATCCATTTTTTACATGCTTGCTGGTTCAGTACTTGGTCTTGGGTTGCACCCAATTTCGGGACACTTCATAGCTGAACattacatgtttttaaaaggacATGAGACCTATTCCTACTATGGGCCACTTAATTTGCTCACTTTTAATGTTGGCTATCACAATGAACATCATGACTTCCCCAATATTCCTGGCAAGAGCCTTCCACTG GTGAAGAAAATAGCAGCTGAATACTATGACAACCTGCCCCAATATAACTCTTGGATAAAAGTACTGTATGACTTCGTGATGGATGACACAATCAGCCCATATTCACGCATGAAAAGGCAATTAAAGGGTGAAGTGAAGCAAGATTAA
- the DEGS1 gene encoding sphingolipid delta(4)-desaturase DES1 isoform X2 has product MKPDYNLIWVVALMVLAQLTAFYLVKDLDWKWVVFWAYVFGSCISHSMTLAIHEISHNSAFGNSKAMWNRWFGIFANLPLGLPYSISFKRYHMDHHRYLGGDGIDVDIPTNFEGWFFCTPFRKFIWIVLQPFFYAIRPLCINPKPITRLEIINLLAQLAFDVAIYYLWGVKSIFYMLAGSVLGLGLHPISGHFIAEHYMFLKGHETYSYYGPLNLLTFNVGYHNEHHDFPNIPGKSLPLVKKIAAEYYDNLPQYNSWIKVLYDFVMDDTISPYSRMKRQLKGEVKQD; this is encoded by the exons ATGAAGCCAGACTACAACCTGATCTGGGTGGTTGCATTGATGGTTCTGGCGCAGTTGACTGCATTCTATCTGGTTAAAGACTTGGATTGGAAATGGGTAGTCTTCTGGGCTTATGTTTTTGGAAGCTGTATTAGTCACTCCATGACTCTGGCTATTCACGAGATCTCCCACAACAGTGCCTTTGGCAACAGCAAAGCCATGTGGAATCGATGGTTTGGAATATTTGCCAATCTCCCTCTTGGTCTCCCCTACTCCATATCCTTCAAGAGATACCACATGGATCATCATCGTTACTTAGGTGGTGACGGCATCGATGTGGATATTCCTACCAACTTTGAAGGCTGGTTTTTCTGCACCCCTTTTAGGAAGTTCATATGGATTGTTCTTCAGCCTTTTTTCTATGCCATTAGGCCTCTCTGCATCAATCCTAAACCCATTACTCGACTTGAAATAATCAATTTATTGGCTCAGCTCGCCTTTGATGTGGCAATATATTATTTATGGGGAGTCAAATCCATTTTTTACATGCTTGCTGGTTCAGTACTTGGTCTTGGGTTGCACCCAATTTCGGGACACTTCATAGCTGAACattacatgtttttaaaaggacATGAGACCTATTCCTACTATGGGCCACTTAATTTGCTCACTTTTAATGTTGGCTATCACAATGAACATCATGACTTCCCCAATATTCCTGGCAAGAGCCTTCCACTG GTGAAGAAAATAGCAGCTGAATACTATGACAACCTGCCCCAATATAACTCTTGGATAAAAGTACTGTATGACTTCGTGATGGATGACACAATCAGCCCATATTCACGCATGAAAAGGCAATTAAAGGGTGAAGTGAAGCAAGATTAA